In the genome of Bacillus thuringiensis, the window GTCTTACTGTTAACGGCTCTTTCCCTTTTAAAATAATCTTTTGCAATTCTTTCGGGAAACCACCGTACGGTTGACCTAAATCACCAGCGAACATTTCAACAACAGATCCAGGGAAGTCCAAAGCATGTCCACGCTCTAAAACATCTTGTTCTGTCAGATGGTTTTGAACCATAAATAATGCCATATCGCCAACAACTTTTGATGACGGTGTTACTTTTACAATATCTCCAAACATGTCATTCACACGACGGTACATTACTTTCACTTCATCAAAGCGATCTCCTAAACCAACCGCCTTCGCTTGTTGCTGAAGATTACTATACTGTCCACCTGGCATTTCATGCATATATACCTCTGTGTGAGGTGCATTCATACCACTTTCAAACGGTGCATAGTATTTGCGTACATCTTCCCAATAATGAGATAGCTTTTCTAAAGAATCGATATTAACATCTGGTTGTCTTTCATTTCCACCTAGTGCATAGAATAATGTGTTCGCACTCGGTTGTGACGTTTGACCAGCCATAGAACTCACTGCTACATCGACAATATCAACACCTGCTTCAATTGCCTTCGTATACGTTAATATACCATTTCCACTCGTATCGTGCGTATGCAGGTGAATCGGAATCGATACCGTCTCTTTTAATGCTGAAACTAAATCATATGCTGCGTTTGGTTTTAGTAAGCCAGCCATATCTTTAATACCTAAAATGTGAGCTCCCGATGCTTCCAACTCTTTTGCTAAGTTTTTATAATAATTCAAATCATATTTACTACGTAATGGATCATGAATATCTCCTGTGTAGCACATTGTTGCTTCTGCAATTTTACCAGTATCTCGTACAGCATCAATTGCAACTCTCATACCTTCTACCCAGTTTAAACTATCAAAAATACGGAACACATCAATGCCTGCTTGAGCAGAACACTCCACAAATTTTTGAATTAAATTATCTGGATAGTTTTTGTAGCCAACTGCGTTTGACGAACGTAGTAACATTTGGAATAAAACGTTCGGCATTTTTTCACGAAGATCTAGTAATCGTTCCCATGGATCTTCTTTTAAGAAACGATACGCGACATCAAACGTTGCACCGCCCCACATTTCAGCTGAGAATAGGTTTGGTAACATTCTCGCTGTTGGCTCTGCAATTTGATGTAAATCTTTTGTACGAATACGAGTTGCAAGTAATGACTGATGTGCATCACGGAATGTTGTATCCGTTAAAAGTACACGGTTTTGATCCTGTACCCATTTTACTAATCCATCTGCTCCACGCTCGTCCAAAATTTGTTTCGTTCCATTTTGGATTGGCTCTGAATGTTTTAAACATGGAATACGAGCATCTGGGAATATTGGCTTTTCTTTTTTCCCTACTCCTGGGAAGCCATTTACTGTTACTGAACCAATATAATTTAACATTTTCGTTCCGCGGTCTTTACGTTTCGGGAACAAGAATAGTTCAGGTGACACATCAATAAACGAAGTATCATATTCTCCTGATAAGAAGTTTTTATGTTTTACTACATTCTCTAGGAATGGAATATTTGTTTTAATACCACGAATACGGAATTCTTTTAAGTTACGTTCCATTTTTGCAGCAGCTTGCTCAAAAGTAAGTGCCCAAGTTGTAACTTTTACAAGTAAAGAATCGTAGTATGGTGTAATAACTGCACCTTGGAAGCTATTTCCTGTATCAAGACGCACACCAAAACCACCGCCTGATCGATACGCCATAATTTTTCCTGTATCCGGCATAAAATTATTTAGTGGGTCTTCAGTTGTTACACGAGATTGGATTGCAAATCCATGCACAACTACTTCCTCTTGCTTCGGAACACCTACTATTTTACTATGTAATGCATGTCCATCAGCTATTAAAATTTGTGATTGAACGATATCGACTCCTGTAATCATCTCTGTAATCGTATGTTCTACTTGAACACGTGGATTTACTTCAATAAAGTAAAACTCATCATCTTTTACAAGGAATTCTACTGTTCCTGCATTTAAATAGTTTACATTTTTCGTTAACTTCACAGCAGCATCACAAATACGCTGACGCAGATCATCTGAAAGTGATACACTCGGTGCTATTTCTACAACTTTTTGATGACGACGTTGTACAGAACAGTCACGCTCGTATAAATGGACAACATTGCCTTCTTCATCTGCTAAAATTTGTACTTCTATATGTTTAGGTTTTTCAACGAATTTTTCGACGTAAACTTCATCATTACCAAAGGCTGCTTTCGCTTCTGATTTCGCTCGATTATATGATTCTCCTAATTCCTCACTAGTACGCACAATACGCATACCACGACCGCCACCACCAAGAGATGCTTTAATAATAATCGGGTAATCATACTTTTCAGCAAATTTTTCGACTTCTTCTAATGAATTTACTGGACCGTCACTACCAGGTATAACTGGAATTTGTGCTAGCTGCGCTTGTGTTCTTGCTTTCACTTTATCTCCAAACATATCTAAATGCTTGCTTTTCGGACCGATAAAGATAATCCCTTCTTCTTCACAACGTTTCGCGAATTGAATATTTTCTGACAAGAAACCATATCCAGGGTGGATTGCATCTACATGATTACTTTTTGCAATCTCAATAATGCCTTCAATATCTAGATAAGCATCAATTGGTTTTTTTCCTTCCCCAACTAAATAGGACTCATCGGCTTTATAGCGATGATAAGAACCACTATCCTCTTTAGAATAGATTGCAACTGTTTTTAATCCAAGTTCCGAACAAGCTCGAAACACACGAATTGCAATCTCTCCACGGTTAGCTACCAATACTTTTTGAATACGTTGCAGCTTTGTCATGATTTTCCCCCTCTACTTTCCTACCACTCTAGAGATAAAATATATACACACCTTAAAAAGCGTGAAGTTCTTCACTTTCCACATTATATTATACTTAGAAAGCTTCACTTTATTTTTATCCATCATACCTTATTTTTTAACAAATGATAAGTTTTCTGTACAATTTGTTTCACAAAAATAGTATAGCATACCTCTTCCTTTTCTAACAACTTAATTGTATATCACATTTAACAAAATGTGATATATCTTTTAACTGAAACAGAAAATAATACATCATATTTAAAACTACTTGAAAATAAAAAACACATCATGCTCTAAAGCACGATGTGTTTTTTATTTTACAACTACAAGATGTGGTCCATTTTGTTCTCTTTCTTTTATTACACCATTCTGTTGTTTTTCTTCTCGTTTTACATGACTAGCAATATTAAGTAGTATTCCCATCGCAAGTAGATTAGCTAATAAAGAACTACCACCGTAACTGACAAACGGTAATGGTACTCCTGTAAGTGGTATTACTCCAGACATACCACCAACATTAATAAACGTTTGAACTCCAACCAAGCTTGCAATTCCGATAGCTATTAAACTTCCAAATGGATCTGTACACTTTTGTGCAACTCTAAATGATCGAATAATAATAAGCAATAGACAGATTAAAATAATAGCTACACCTATAAATCCAAGCTCTTCAGATATAATCGCCATTATAAAATCTGTTTGCGGCTCTGGTAAATAACCATACTTTTGTACACTATTTCCTAATCCTCGACCATTTAACCCACCTGAAGCAATTCCAATAAATGAATTTA includes:
- the pyc gene encoding pyruvate carboxylase, which produces MTKLQRIQKVLVANRGEIAIRVFRACSELGLKTVAIYSKEDSGSYHRYKADESYLVGEGKKPIDAYLDIEGIIEIAKSNHVDAIHPGYGFLSENIQFAKRCEEEGIIFIGPKSKHLDMFGDKVKARTQAQLAQIPVIPGSDGPVNSLEEVEKFAEKYDYPIIIKASLGGGGRGMRIVRTSEELGESYNRAKSEAKAAFGNDEVYVEKFVEKPKHIEVQILADEEGNVVHLYERDCSVQRRHQKVVEIAPSVSLSDDLRQRICDAAVKLTKNVNYLNAGTVEFLVKDDEFYFIEVNPRVQVEHTITEMITGVDIVQSQILIADGHALHSKIVGVPKQEEVVVHGFAIQSRVTTEDPLNNFMPDTGKIMAYRSGGGFGVRLDTGNSFQGAVITPYYDSLLVKVTTWALTFEQAAAKMERNLKEFRIRGIKTNIPFLENVVKHKNFLSGEYDTSFIDVSPELFLFPKRKDRGTKMLNYIGSVTVNGFPGVGKKEKPIFPDARIPCLKHSEPIQNGTKQILDERGADGLVKWVQDQNRVLLTDTTFRDAHQSLLATRIRTKDLHQIAEPTARMLPNLFSAEMWGGATFDVAYRFLKEDPWERLLDLREKMPNVLFQMLLRSSNAVGYKNYPDNLIQKFVECSAQAGIDVFRIFDSLNWVEGMRVAIDAVRDTGKIAEATMCYTGDIHDPLRSKYDLNYYKNLAKELEASGAHILGIKDMAGLLKPNAAYDLVSALKETVSIPIHLHTHDTSGNGILTYTKAIEAGVDIVDVAVSSMAGQTSQPSANTLFYALGGNERQPDVNIDSLEKLSHYWEDVRKYYAPFESGMNAPHTEVYMHEMPGGQYSNLQQQAKAVGLGDRFDEVKVMYRRVNDMFGDIVKVTPSSKVVGDMALFMVQNHLTEQDVLERGHALDFPGSVVEMFAGDLGQPYGGFPKELQKIILKGKEPLTVRPGELLEPVDFDALKEELFHKLGREVTIFDVVAYALYPKVFMDYEKVAELYGNVSVLDTPTFFYGMRLGEEINVEIEQGKTLMVKLVSIGEPQPDGNRVLYLEFNGQPREIIVKDESVKATVAQRVKGNRENPNHISATMPGTVIKVVVKEGDEVKKGDSMAITEAMKMETTVQAPFNGKVKKVYVNDGDAIQTGDLLIELDH